A window of the Pogona vitticeps strain Pit_001003342236 chromosome 4, PviZW2.1, whole genome shotgun sequence genome harbors these coding sequences:
- the COLEC12 gene encoding collectin-12 — MKDDFAEEEEVQSFGYKRFGIQEGTQCTKCKNNWALKFSIILLYIVCAFLTITVTILGCKVVEKMNNVTGGMEDSQDTYIKKLSAVESGLKILGHQAGEKAISTNTELSNFRADILALRQQLHEISEKTEKNKDTLEKLQESGDVLDDRQNQMKGVLDSNSFMIMSVNKTLQAYNGYISDLQEDTSNIQTNLQSQMHSHNVVIMNLNNLNQTQVQQRDLISALQRSVDDTSQAIQRIKSDFQNLQQVALQARKDTDWLKEKVLSLQALAANNSVLAKANNDTLEDMSSQLSSFSGQMENITSIAQANEQSLKELQEQHKEYENGTSAKFNQQESRFQNFETDIVNIISNISYTAHHLRTLTSNLNDVRTTCTDTLSKHTDELMYMNNTLANINLDATSLRMQQDVMRTRLDIEVANLSLVMEEMKLVDSKHGQLIKNFTILQGPPGPRGPKGDRGPQGPIGLTGAKGQKGEKGEPGPPGPQGEKGPNGPAGPPGERGGKGSRGSTGSKGQRGSPGKPGPPGPSGDPGLPGPPGRDGPPGPQGPPGPQGLQGIVGEPGIPGPRGLPGLPGAPGLRGLQGQPGPPGPPGPGIPVALQSEANGCPVSWKNFSGNCYYFSMERAIFEDARLFCEEKSSHLVFINSKEEQEWLKKQVIAKGSFWIGLTDSVKENEWRWLNGTLPEYTNWSAGQPDNWNHGHGPGEDCAGLIHAGLWNDFYCEDVNSFICEQETDKAQPPGL; from the exons tGGTAGAAAAAATGAACAATGTTACTGGTGGCATGGAAGATTCACAAGACACATACATCAAGAAACTCTCAGCAGTGGAGAGTGGCCTCAAGATACTGG gtCACCAAGCTGGAGAGAAAGCCATAAGCACCAACACAGAGCTTTCAAACTTTAGAGCTGACATACTGGCTCTCCGCCAACAGCTTCATGAGATATCAGAGAAAACTGAAAAGAACAAAGATACACTGGAAAAGTTACAAGAATCTGGTGATGTGTTGGATGATCGGCAGAACCAAATGAAAGGTGTGTTGGACAGCAACTCTTTCATGATCATGAGTGTCAACAAAACTCTTCAAGCCTACAATGGCTACATCAGTGACCTTCAGGAAGATACAAGCAACATTCAAACCAATTTGCAAAGCCAAATGCACTCCCATAATGTAGTCATTATGAATCTAAATAATCTCAATCAGACACAGGTTCAACAAAGAGATCTTATCAGTGCTTTGCAGAGGTCTGTGGATGATACAAGTCAAGCTATCCAAAGAATCAAGAGTGATTTTCAAAATCTTCAGCAGGTTGCCCTCCAAGCACGAAAGGACACTGATTGGCTTAAAGAGAAAGTGCTCAGTTTGCAAGCATTAGCAGCCAATAACTCAGTTTTAGCCAAAGCTAATAATGATACACTTGAGGATATGAGTAGTCAGCTTAGCTCATTCAGTGGGCAGATGGAGAATATCACCAGTATTGCTCAAGCCAACGAACAGAGTTTGAAGGAACTCCAAGAACAACATAAAGAATATGAAAATGGAACATCTGCCAAATTTAACCAGCAAGAAAGCCGTTTTCAAAACTTTGAAACAGATATTGTTAATATTATTAGTAACATTAGCTACACTGCCCATCATTTGCGGACACTGACCAGCAATCTCAATGATGTCAGGACAACCTGCACAGATACTCTTAGTAAACACACAGATGAACTGATGTATATGAACAACACACTAGCAAATATTAACCTGGATGCCACTTCCCTTAGGATGCAACAGGATGTGATGAGGACAAGACTAGATATTGAAGTAGCCAATTTATCACTAGTTATGGAAGAAATGAAACTGGTTGATTCGAAACATGGCCAACTCATTAAAAACTTTACAATATTGCAAG GCCCTCCAGGTCCAAGAGGCCCCAAAGGTGATAGAGGGCCCCAAGGTCCTATTGGTCTTACTGGAgccaaaggacaaaaaggagaaaaaggtgaACCAGGACCACCTGGACCTCAAGGTGAAAAGGGACCAAATGGACCAGCTGGACCACCAGGTGAAAGAGGTGGGAAAGGTTCCAGAGGTTCAACTGGATCCAAAGGTCAAAGAGGTTCACCTGGGAAGCCTGGTCCACCAGGACCTAGTGGAGACCCAGGGCTACCTGGACCACCAGGCAGAGATGGACCCCCAGGCCCACAAGGCCCACCAGGACCCCAGGGTCTACAAGGAATTGTTGGCGAGCCAGGAATACCTGGTCCTCGTGGGTTGCCTGGCCTGCCTGGCGCACCTGGATTGCGTGGTCTGCAGGGCCAACCTGGACCCCCCGGACCACCAGGTCCAGGAATACCAGTGGCCCTTCAAAGTGAGGCTAACG GTTGTCCTGTTTCCTGGAAGAATTTTTCAGGCAATTGTTACTACTTTTCAATGGAAAGAGCAATTTTTGAAGATGCCAGGCTTTTCTGTGAAGAGAAATCATCACATTTAGTTTTCATAAATAGTAAAGAAGAGCAG GAATGGCTCAAAAAGCAGGTGATTGCAAAAGGCAGCTTCTGGATTGGCCTCACAGACTCAGTAAAGGAAAATGAATGGCGATGGCTGAATGGAACCTTACCAGAATACAC AAACTGGAGTGCTGGACAGCCGGATAACTGGAATCATGGCCACGGACCAGGGGAAGATTGTGCTGGATTAATCCATGCTGGGCTCTGGAATGACTTCTACTGTGAAGATGTTAACAGTTTTATTTGTGAACAAGAGACGGACAAAG CTCAGCCCCCAGGATTGTAA